A single Triticum dicoccoides isolate Atlit2015 ecotype Zavitan chromosome 2A, WEW_v2.0, whole genome shotgun sequence DNA region contains:
- the LOC119356090 gene encoding cytochrome P450 86A22-like yields MEAGTWAVVVAAAAAYLAWFWRMSRGLSGPRVWLLVGSLPGLLQHAEDMHEWIVGNLRRTGGTYQTCIFAVPGVARRGGLVTVTCDPRNLEHVLKARFDNYPKGPFWHGVFSDLLGDGIFNSDGDTWVAQRKTAALEFTTRTLRTAMSRWVSRSIHHRMLPILSDAAASGAHVDLQDLLLRLTFDNICGLAFGKDPETLARGLPENAFATSFDRATEATLNRFIFPEFVWRCKKWLGLGMETTLARSVAHVDRYLSAVIKTRKLELAGKSDGSTPHDDLLSRFMRKGTYSDDSLQHVALNFILAGRDTSSVALSWFFWLVSTHPDVERKIVRELCAVLAASRGADDPALWLAAPFDYEELDRLVYLKAALSETLRLYPSVPEDSKHVVADDYLPDGTFVPAGSSVTYSIYSAGRMKTVWGEDCLEFRPERWLSADGSKFEPHDSYRFVAFNAGPRICLGKDLAYLQMKNIAGSILLRHRLAVAPGHRVEQKMSLTLFMKHGLRMVVRPRDLAPTLDELPAAAPAVAACA; encoded by the coding sequence ATGGAGGCAGGGACgtgggcggtggtggtggcggcggcggccgcgtaCCTGGCGTGGTTCTGGCGGATGTCGCGCGGGCTCAGCGGGCCCCGGGTGTGGCTGCTGGTGGGCAGCCTGCCGGGGCTGCTGCAGCACGCGGAGGACATGCACGAGTGGATCGTCGGCAACCTGCGCCGCACCGGGGGCACCTACCAGACCTGCATCTTCGCGGTGCCCGGCGTGGCCCGCCGCGGCGGGCTGGTCACGGTCACGTGCGACCCCAGGAACCTGGAGCACGTCCTCAAGGCGCGCTTCGACAACTACCCCAAGGGCCCCTTCTGGCACGGCGTCTTCAGCGACCTgctcggcgacggcatcttcaactCCGACGGCGACACCTGGGTGGCGCAGCGCAAGACGGCCGCGCTCGAGTTCACCACGCGCACGCTCCGCACCGCCATGTCCCGCTGGGTCTCCCGCTCCATCCACCACCGCATGCTCCCCATCCTGTCCGACGCGGCGGCCTCCGGCGCGCACGTCGACCTGCAggacctcctcctccgcctcacctTCGACAACATCTGCGGCCTCGCCTTCGGCAAGGACCCGGAGACGCTCGCCCGCGGCCTCCCCGAGAACGCCTTCGCCACCTCCTTCGACCGCGCCACCGAGGCCACGCTCAACCGCTTCATCTTCCCGGAGTTCGTGTGGCGGTGCAAGAAGTGGCTGGGGCTCGGCATGGAGACCACGCTGGCGCGCAGCGTCGCgcacgtcgaccgctacctctccgcCGTCATCAAGACGCgcaagctcgagctcgccggcaagAGCGACGGGTCCACGCCGCATGACGACCTCCTGTCGCGCTTCATGCGCAAGGGGACCTACTCCGACGACTCCCTGCAGCACGTGGCGCTCAACTTCATCCTCGCCGGCCGCGACACCTCCTCGGTGGCGCTCTCCTGGTTCTTCTGGCTGGTCTCCACCCACCCGGACGTCGAGCGCAAGATCGTGCGCGAGCTCTGCGCCGTCCTGGCGGCGTCCCGCGGCGCAGACGACCCGGCATTGTGGCTGGCCGCCCCGTTCGACTACGAGGAGCTGGACCGCCTCGTGTACCTCAAGGCGGCGCTCTCGGAGACCCTCCGGCTGTACCCGTCCGTGCCGGAGGACTCCAAGCACGTGGTCGCCGACGACTACCTCCCCGACGGCACGTTCGTGCCGGCCGGGTCATCCGTCACGTACTCCATCTACTCGGCCGGGCGCATGAAGACGGTGTGGGGGGAGGACTGCCTGGAGTTCCGGCCGGAGCGGTGGCTGTCGGCCGACGGCAGCAAGTTCGAGCCGCACGACTCGTACAGGTTCGTGGCGTTCAACGCCGGGCCGCGCATATGCCTGGGCAAGGACCTGGCGTACCTGCAGATGAAGAACATCGCGGGGAGCATCCTCCTCCGGCACCGCCTGGCCGTGGCGCCGGGGCACCGCGTGGAGCAGAAGATGTCGCTCACGCTGTTCATGAAGCACGGGCTCCGGATGGTGGTGCGCCCGCGCGACCTCGCCCCGACCCTCGACGAGCTCCCCGCCGCGGCGCCCGCCGTCGCGGCCTGCGCGTAG